In a single window of the Sediminicoccus sp. KRV36 genome:
- a CDS encoding cupin domain-containing protein, whose product MNKTIIRHADGRDFTRGLRAFFEYGDLGIAEATKGGFGAHVIRAIPGVHAEPQWHLHELEFQMVWIVKGWVRFEYEDIGEVTLTAGTSVLQPPRIRHRELVHSDDLELVEITAPAQFETRLVDGP is encoded by the coding sequence ATGAACAAGACGATTATTCGGCACGCCGATGGGCGTGATTTCACCCGCGGCCTGCGCGCCTTCTTTGAATATGGCGACCTGGGCATCGCCGAGGCGACCAAGGGCGGCTTCGGCGCCCATGTGATCCGTGCCATTCCGGGCGTCCATGCCGAGCCGCAATGGCACCTGCACGAGCTGGAATTCCAGATGGTCTGGATCGTCAAGGGCTGGGTGCGCTTCGAATATGAGGATATCGGCGAGGTAACGCTGACCGCCGGCACCAGCGTGCTGCAGCCGCCGCGCATCCGCCACCGCGAATTGGTGCATTCGGATGACCTGGAGCTGGTCGAGATCACGGCGCCGGCGCAATTCGAGACGCGGCTTGTGGACGGCCCCTGA
- a CDS encoding glutathione S-transferase family protein produces MLKIWGRASSSNVMKLLWLCEELGIPFQRLDAGGSFGRTREPAYLAMNPNARVPTIEEPDGFSLWESNSICRYLVGTRAPGHAMHPAEPRARARAERWMDWQLGHLNAPMTTIFFTYIRTPEEKRDWPATHAARDEAQALWDMVEQALGEAPYLGGEQPSLADIALGPYLHRWLALPITRAPQPRVVAWHGRLLARAGFARHVAVPMT; encoded by the coding sequence ATGTTGAAGATCTGGGGCCGCGCCAGCTCCTCCAATGTCATGAAGCTGCTTTGGCTCTGCGAGGAATTGGGAATTCCCTTCCAGCGGCTGGATGCGGGCGGCAGCTTCGGCCGCACGCGGGAGCCGGCCTATCTGGCGATGAACCCCAATGCGCGCGTGCCCACCATCGAGGAGCCGGACGGCTTTTCCCTGTGGGAGAGCAACAGCATCTGCCGCTACCTCGTCGGCACCCGCGCGCCCGGCCATGCCATGCACCCGGCCGAACCGCGCGCCCGCGCCCGCGCCGAGCGCTGGATGGATTGGCAGCTGGGGCATCTGAACGCGCCGATGACCACCATCTTCTTCACCTATATCCGGACACCCGAGGAGAAGCGCGACTGGCCCGCCACCCATGCCGCGCGCGACGAAGCCCAGGCCCTGTGGGACATGGTGGAGCAAGCCCTGGGCGAGGCGCCCTATCTGGGCGGCGAGCAGCCGAGCCTCGCTGACATCGCCCTCGGCCCCTATCTCCATCGCTGGCTGGCCCTGCCGATCACGCGGGCGCCGCAGCCGCGCGTCGTCGCCTGGCATGGGCGGTTGCTGGCCCGCGCCGGCTTCGCCCGCCATGTCGCGGTGCCGATGACATGA